Part of the Paenibacillus sp. FSL R7-0273 genome is shown below.
TGGAATGCAAAGCCTGCCTGACGACGGGCTGCTGCAGCCCGGTCCGTTACAGTGCCGTCCGTTCCCGCAAATCAATATGCTGCTGGAATCGATTCATCAGAGCCTTAGAAGCACAGAGCGTATAGAACATTTTGCCGCCCAGAGCCGGTTCCAGGAACTGCTGCTGCTGCTCATGCGTGCTAATCCCTGTGCAGCTGTGCCTGAGGATGAGCGGGCGGCGGTTCAACGCTCTATACAATATATGCAGGAGCATTTCAATGAAACGGTAACGGTTGACGGCCTGGCGGAGATTGCCGGCCTGGGCCGCAGCCGCTTTACCAGGCTGTTCAAGGAACAGACCGGCCAGATTCCGCTGGAGTACCTTAACGGACTGCGGATTGAACGCGCACAGCAGCAGCTGCTGATGAGTAAAGACAGGCTGCATGAGATTGCTCTGGCGGTGGGCTACAGCAATGAGTATTATTTCAGCCGCCGTTTTAAGGGGAGCGTCGGGGTTACACCGGGCAAATACAGAAGCCTCTACCAGGAGGGGACACGGATATTCGCCCCGTTTCTGGAGGATTATCTGCTGGCCCTGGGCATCACGCCTGTTGCGCAGTACTGTCATGCAGATTGGGGCAAGCAGGATTACCTTGGGCTTCACCAGATTCCGGCGTTTGATATTTCCACCGGCGACTGGCAGGGGCTGTCCCGTTATACGCCGGAGCTGATTATGCTTGATGACGGCTTTCAGCGCTGGCATCTCGAGGAATGCAGTCAGGTAGCGCCATTGCTCAAGCTTCCGTTTCATCAGGAGAACTGGCGTGCCACCCTGCGTTCAGCGGCAGCGATTTTCGGCCGGTCCGGAAGCGTTCAGGAGGTTATTGGCAGTTATGAGGACAAGGCGCGTGCAGCCAGGCAGCGGCTCAGCCGCTTAGCAGGTACGCAGACTGTAGCAGTGCTCCGTATCTCTTCCGCCGGCATTATGCTGTACGGATGTGACGGGCTGGGCTATACAGGTGGTGTGCTGCACAGCGACCTCGGGCTGCAGCCGCATCCGCTGGTCCGTCAGCTGTGCCGGGGGCAGAAGCAGGTGAATCTCAGCCTGGAGGCCCTCGCACAGCTGACGGCAGATCATCTGTTCATTACCTTTGACCGCCAGATGGGGGAAGGCCGGGAGCTGCTTGAAAGTCCGCTCTGGCGCAGCCTGCCTGCTGTGCGCAGCGGCTGCGTATACGAGATGGATTTTATGGCCTGGATGAATTATGGCGTGATGGCGCACCGGCGCAAAATAGAGGATGTGTTGCAGGTTCTGGCGTGAGGCTGATTCTCGAAGGAGATACCTGACATAGCAAATAACAATTAATAGGAATATGACTAATGATAATGCTTTCATAGAAAATGAAGGTTATTCTTTATTTGGAACTAATAGGTAATCAACTGGAGGTTTCATATTAACCATTCTATGGAGGTATGTATGAAAAAGATCATTTCCGTTCTTATGGCAGGCCTCATGTTAACAGCGAACGCTGCAGCAGTCTCGGCAGAGGAGCAGCCGGACCCGGCTCCATTAGTCACGCAGGCAGATGCAGAAAGCAAAATGCAAAGCATATTATTTAATGAGGAAGAGCTTCAGGACACTTCGGTTGATAAGGCAGCCGCGGCACAAGCTGTTCAGGAATTTCTGGGTCAAATATCGGTCTTTGAACAAAACGGCCTGCAGAGAAGAGCCGGAGCGGAGCGTCAAGAAATAACGCCATTGAAGGGGATAGATGAACGGACTTATTACAATATCGATCTTTATAACGGAGACAGCTATACAGGCTACATAATCCTCGGAGATCTTGAAGATAACGGTAAGCTTGCCGTTATGGAGCATGGAACAACGCCTTCACCCGTCCAAAAAACGAATGCTGACCCCGCACTGGCCAATTCAGAGCTCCTTTATGGCGGACCGCTATTGTCTTATAGTGTAGAGGTTGATAAAGAGCAGCAAGCCTTTGATAAAACAGCAGTTAACGTTATTACCGGCGAGAGAATTTCTACAGAAGCCCTGGCCTTTCAAATGCCTGAGTTCAGTGTGGCTGCTGCCCAGCCTTCTCCGCCCAGCAGCGGCTATACCCAGATTAGCTTCCCGACCCAAAGTGTCTTTCTTACAAATGTTCAGGGCTCGTTAGGATTAGCTGAGAATTTTGGCTGCGGTCCTGCTGCCGGCACTAATCTTTTGTATTCGCTGGGGCAGCGCAATTCATCCTATAATGATATGCTGTGGTGGAAGGCCGATCCGGCAAGGGCTATGGATATGTATACTATGGGCAGTGTTTTAGTGAACAGCATGTCTGCGATTTGGGGCACTACTTTTCCGGAATTCAAAGCCGGACTTAATTCATATTTAAGCAATTATAATCATAGTCCTTACTTAGCGTCGCAATTGAGAAGTGATAACACCAATCTCGGAACTCCTACAACGACCTCTAATACACTGGTATGGGATAATATCAAAACAGGCATCAACGGGAACAAACCGGTTGCTGTCCTCGCCGGCAAAAAAACGTCCACAGGCAGCACCACCTACCCTGATACGGGAAGTACCTCCAGCATGGTGTTTCACTGGTTTACAGCATTAGGCTATATCCAGGACAGCAATGCTAATATGTACATGAAGATCAGCAGCTGGGGAAATATCTATTATGTCAGCTATAATGCATTATGCTATTGGAGAGATACGCTGGGTTCGGTGTATATCTATGCCAGCTATTAGAATCAGCAACGGGGGAGGGATAACGTGGGCGTAATATTGGTGCTCGCAGCTTCTATACTGTATCCGGCTCTGCTATACAGGATATTCCGGCTCATTCATGACAGAAGCCGTCTGCGGATGTATTGGATTATTGTGCCGTTATCCCTTGCTATCAGCTTGTCCATCCCGTTTCTGTATTCCTATTATAAGGATTCGTCTGTCTTAGTTTCGCTGGAGACCATGGTTGATTATTCACTGAAATCGGGACTCATGACCTTTCTGGTTATCCCTTCTCTTACAGCGGCCTTAATCTGTACATTGTATGGTTACCTGAGAATCAGCAGAGTGTCCGTCGTTCTTATGTCTGCAATATGTATTGCGGGTATAGCAGGAGTCGGGTCGGGAGGCAGCATGGTGGAACGTCTACTTAATGAGCCGGCTATCCGCTGGGAACAGCTTGGGCCGAATGAGGTTAGCGGGGCTGATTTTTGGATTTTTGGTGACGGGCAACATACGGAGAACCGTTACGTGAAGCTGAATGAACAGGAGACGGATCAGGTTAGAGCAATGCTTAACGCCATTCCGGGGTCTGCAATTAGTGAAGTTCGGTATGCTGAACGTACATTGACTGCAGAAATTGGACTCAGCCTGAACAAGAATGATTCGCGAACGATCCGGATTCAATATGATGAACATGAACTGTACGCCGCAATAACGGATAAGCGGAGCCAAAAGTATTTCTCTATCCAATCCGGCGGGCTAAAAGCTTTTTTTGATCAAAAGCTGCAAAAGTAAGGGGAAGCGGATATGAAAAAGCCACTGTCAGCAGTTGTTTGCGGCAGTGGCTTTTTTTGTCGGGGGGAAGGTTTGAATTTGGACAATCGTTAAGTTATTAGCGGATAACCGGTTACTTCAGCCGTATACCGCTTAATATATAATCCCAGTTCGCATAATCGTTCATATCATTCGGAACCTCGAGTGCGCAGACATGCTCCATACCCCAGGGCAGCTCCCGGCTGACCGGTAAATGCTCTGAAGGGTTGAGAATCAGAATCGTAAAGCTTTTTCCGCCAAGCAATACAGATACAATCTCCCGGAGCTCATAGACCTGTTCGTAGCTGGCAGACCATCGGATGAACAGGATGCTGCTGCTTGCCATCAGACTTGCCCAGAAGCGCGTGATCCGCCGGTCAAGCTTTTGCCTGTAGGCCGGATAGAAGGCGCGCCAGTCTACATTCGGGATCAGCGGAAAATCATGGGCGGAGATAATATTATACATGGAGTCCCTGATAAAATGGGATTGGGATAAGCTGCCCCGGGCAGGATCATCATACACAGGATTTCCGTCATTGAGGAAAAAGTGTGTCTCCTCCAGCCTGCTTAGATTCTCAAGTGCCATAAAACGGTTAAAACGGCTGCTGAGCAGCCGGTTCACATCACCCAGTGAGGATGAAATCATCCAATCCAGGGGCATGGCGAACCTGCGCAGGCCGTATCGTCTCATATTAATGGCGGGTGAGCAGGAGGAGCCCAGGCTGATAATTAAATCGTATTCTTTTTGAATCTCCTGAAGGTTCATATATAATGTCCACCTGCTTCTGTCCGGAATTATTCCATTAGTAAAGTGTATACGCCAGAGGCTCAAATGGATTGGACTTTGCAGAGGTTATCTTATTGGATAAGACACAACAAAAAAAGCCTTGAATATCAAGGCTTTCACGTATAGGACGGATGGGGTTCGAACCCATGACCCCTACCCTGTCAATGGAGTACCGTGGTTTCCTATGCTGTTCTTAGATTTCCTAGAAGCTTATAAATCGAGCTGTTGAGTAATGATGTAATCTGTGGTTTCCGTCAGTTATTAGGAGTATGCTACCATCTTGCTACTACATTCTGCGTTAAACATCCGCTGATTAGCGGCAGTTCACTCCTAAGCAAGCTCCTGCTGCCTGAAGCAAATTATGCAACTAAATGGGAATCATAGTATAATAATGATGATAAGGATTGGAGTTGATTCGAATGCATGACCTACTTGACCCCAAGAACGATTTCGTTTTTAAACGTATCTTCGGCAGCGAGGAGAACAAGGATATTCTACTTGCCTTCCTTAACAGAACTTTCATGGAAGCTGGCGAACCACCGCTGACAGAGATCATATTAATGAACCCTTACACGGACAAGGATTCACCGCGTGACAAGCAATCCATCTTCGATATCCAAGCCAAAACGATAGAAGGAAAGTTAATTAACGTCGAAATGCAACTGTTCAACAAATACGACAACGAGAAGCGGACGCTATACTATTGGAGTAAGCAATACGCAGGGCAACTTGAGGAAGGGCAATCCTACAAGCAACTTCGAAAATGCGTCACGATCAACATCCTGAATTTCTCCATTCTCCCCAATGACCGATACCACAGCGTCTTTCATCTACGGGAAGACCACAGCGGAATCGCACTGATTGATGACATTGAAATCCATATCATGGAGCTATCCAAGCTAAGCACGCAAAATATACCCAATGAAGGCGGCCTGCTCAATTGGCTGTTATTCCTCAAAAGCGAAGATACGACAAACTGGGAGGTGTTGAAAGTGAATGAACCTGCCTTGAGTAAAGCAATGACTGCACTGGAATATCTAAGCCAAGATGCAGAAGCAAGGCGTCTGTATGAGATGAGGCAAAAAGTCCTTCATGACGAAGCCTCGATGTTGGAAGGTGCTAGGATGGAAGGGAAATTTGAAGTGGCTCAAATGATGCTGGCTAAAGGAATGGATATTGCAACAGTTGAGGAACTGACAGGACTTTCTTTCGATCAATTGAAAATGCTGAGGAAAGCACATTAAATATTAAAGGCTGTGTGGGTTATTTCTCACGCAGCCTTTGTCGTTTGATTTATATACTACTTTTAACTTTTGCTTGTCACGGGGTCGGGCAGACCCTCCATTCCCCAAACTTTCCCCCATGAGGTCTGACATTTCCTGCATACAGTCCGTAAAGAGGAGGTGCGATATTATGAAATCGTATCAGAGCGCTTGGGACATGCCTCTATACAGATTACTCTTGATCTGTAGTCTCACCTGTTTCCGAACATGCAGGGAGAAGCAGCGCACTTTCTAGGAAAACAACTATTCTAAACTTGAGTTACCCAGTGGTAACTGAGGGATATAGAATGAAATGAACTGACTTGCTACCACGGTGCTACCATGCAGGCAAAGGAGGGGCTATGTTGAGATGGTTTCTTCATAAAAAGAAAAGAAGCCTTATATAATAAGGCTTCTCACATATAGGACGGATGGGGTTCGAACCCATGACCCCTACCCTGTCAAGATAGTGCTCTCCCGCTGAGCTACCGTCCTGCAACGAAATTTATAATACCATAGGATGTTAGTTAATAGCAACCATTATTTTTCCGGGAGCTGCAGTAGAGGTACAGCACTGTGTTCATTTAGTGAGATCCCTATCAGCAAAGTTGCATTTCAGGTAAAATATAGGAGCCTGTATAACTGATAAGGAGTGAGCACATGGCCTCTATTTTCAATGTTGCAAATACAGCTTTTACGCA
Proteins encoded:
- a CDS encoding DUF1796 family putative cysteine peptidase, whose protein sequence is MNLQEIQKEYDLIISLGSSCSPAINMRRYGLRRFAMPLDWMISSSLGDVNRLLSSRFNRFMALENLSRLEETHFFLNDGNPVYDDPARGSLSQSHFIRDSMYNIISAHDFPLIPNVDWRAFYPAYRQKLDRRITRFWASLMASSSILFIRWSASYEQVYELREIVSVLLGGKSFTILILNPSEHLPVSRELPWGMEHVCALEVPNDMNDYANWDYILSGIRLK
- a CDS encoding Rpn family recombination-promoting nuclease/putative transposase, with product MHDLLDPKNDFVFKRIFGSEENKDILLAFLNRTFMEAGEPPLTEIILMNPYTDKDSPRDKQSIFDIQAKTIEGKLINVEMQLFNKYDNEKRTLYYWSKQYAGQLEEGQSYKQLRKCVTINILNFSILPNDRYHSVFHLREDHSGIALIDDIEIHIMELSKLSTQNIPNEGGLLNWLLFLKSEDTTNWEVLKVNEPALSKAMTALEYLSQDAEARRLYEMRQKVLHDEASMLEGARMEGKFEVAQMMLAKGMDIATVEELTGLSFDQLKMLRKAH
- a CDS encoding helix-turn-helix domain-containing protein gives rise to the protein MEERAYEGTSPYRLLYSLNSIETLAQSMSDNRQTGYFPVPALIIVTDGQGWVEADGQRYPLDKGAGFQFERGALDRISAGEQGLSFYRLHFEVLAAGDNGGLGMQSLPDDGLLQPGPLQCRPFPQINMLLESIHQSLRSTERIEHFAAQSRFQELLLLLMRANPCAAVPEDERAAVQRSIQYMQEHFNETVTVDGLAEIAGLGRSRFTRLFKEQTGQIPLEYLNGLRIERAQQQLLMSKDRLHEIALAVGYSNEYYFSRRFKGSVGVTPGKYRSLYQEGTRIFAPFLEDYLLALGITPVAQYCHADWGKQDYLGLHQIPAFDISTGDWQGLSRYTPELIMLDDGFQRWHLEECSQVAPLLKLPFHQENWRATLRSAAAIFGRSGSVQEVIGSYEDKARAARQRLSRLAGTQTVAVLRISSAGIMLYGCDGLGYTGGVLHSDLGLQPHPLVRQLCRGQKQVNLSLEALAQLTADHLFITFDRQMGEGRELLESPLWRSLPAVRSGCVYEMDFMAWMNYGVMAHRRKIEDVLQVLA